Part of the Paenibacillus kyungheensis genome, TAATAAATAAAAGTAGAGTTGATATAGAACAGTTCTGAATCATATAGATTTGTTCTATCTTCAAATAGATACAGAGCACAGGAAGGATGAGAGAGTATGAGCTTGGCAGAACTGAATCAACGTGTGAAAACAGACCTTTCTTATCTAGCATATGGAGGAGCCGATTGGGTACGTCCATTGCAACACCCTGAAGGACATGTCTATGATGTAGTTATTGTAGGTGGTGGTCAGAGTGGATTGGGTGCAGGTTTTGGATTGTTACGTGAGCGGATATCGAATATTTTGATTATTGATGAAAATAAAGAAGGCGTCGAAGGCCCCTGGGAAACATATGCGCGGATGGTAACGTTGCGTACACCCAAGCATTTAACTTCTATTGATCTAGGTATTCCTTCATTAACATTCCGCTCTTGGTGGGAAGCACAGACAGGTGCAGAAGGATGGGAAGCAGTAGATAAAATTCCACGTGGAGATTGGATGAATTATCTACGCTGGTATCGCCAGATTCTGAATCTTCCAGTACGTAATCATACTCGCTTGAAGATGATTGAACCGACTGAAGAGGGGATTCATCGTCTGCATATTGAAAGTACACAATCATCGCCTGTATCATCTACAGAAATATTGTTAGCACGCAAAGTAGTGTTGGCAACAGGCATACAAGGAGGCGGAGAATGGCATGTTCCGCCGATGATTCGTGATCATTTACCTACACATCTCTATGCTCATACCTCGGCAAATATTGATTTCGAACCATTACGAGGTAAAAAAGTCGCTGTATTAGGCGGTGGAGCTTCTGCTTTTGATAATACAAATTTTGCACTTTCTCAAGGTGTCGGTGAAGCTCATGTATTTGTAAGACGTGAACATCTACCACGTATTAATCCTATTCGCCAAATGGAAGTCTCGGGGATGATCGAACGGTTTGCCGCTTTACAAGATGAAGATAAATATGCAGCTATCGGGCACTTTTTTAAATATAATCAACCACCTACCAATGATACATTTGAACGTGCATCGGCTTGGGATGGATTTCAACTTCATTTAGGCGCACCGTGGCTAAAAGTAGAGCAAGTGGGCGACCAAGCTGTTGTCACTACACCGCAAGGTACATTTTCGTTCGACTTTTTAATTATCAGTACAGGATTGTTAAGTGATCCAGCGTTACGTCCAGAATTGCAAGATGTAGAATCTTATATTGCACGTTGGAGTGACAAATATACACCACCAGCAGAAGTTGCCAATCCACTATTGGATGCTCATCCTTATCTTAGTCCGGGGTTTGCACTACAGAGCAGGGATGAAGTAGGGAAAGACAAATTACATGGGCTGTATGTGTTTAACTATTCTGCATTGGTTAGTTGTGGTTTGTCGGCTTCTGCGATTTCAGGGATGCGCTTTGCGATACCGAAGTTAGTCGGGGCGATAGCTGACGAATTATTTTTAGATGATCGAGCAGATATTTTACATCAATTCTTTGCTTATGCAGAAGACGAGTTTATCGGACAGTGGCCTAAAGTAGCCAACACTGTCGATGTATAATTTGTACAGTAACGCAGATGTCTTATAAAGATTTCGGATATACAACTAAACGAGCTTATGTATCCAAAAAGTGCTTATATGCAAAGAAGTTTAGCACATAAAAAAAACCTGTAAACACATAAAGCGTGCTTACAGGTTTTTTTGTTTGTATTCATTTTCT contains:
- a CDS encoding FAD/NAD(P)-binding protein, translating into MSLAELNQRVKTDLSYLAYGGADWVRPLQHPEGHVYDVVIVGGGQSGLGAGFGLLRERISNILIIDENKEGVEGPWETYARMVTLRTPKHLTSIDLGIPSLTFRSWWEAQTGAEGWEAVDKIPRGDWMNYLRWYRQILNLPVRNHTRLKMIEPTEEGIHRLHIESTQSSPVSSTEILLARKVVLATGIQGGGEWHVPPMIRDHLPTHLYAHTSANIDFEPLRGKKVAVLGGGASAFDNTNFALSQGVGEAHVFVRREHLPRINPIRQMEVSGMIERFAALQDEDKYAAIGHFFKYNQPPTNDTFERASAWDGFQLHLGAPWLKVEQVGDQAVVTTPQGTFSFDFLIISTGLLSDPALRPELQDVESYIARWSDKYTPPAEVANPLLDAHPYLSPGFALQSRDEVGKDKLHGLYVFNYSALVSCGLSASAISGMRFAIPKLVGAIADELFLDDRADILHQFFAYAEDEFIGQWPKVANTVDV